The nucleotide window ACCAGTTTGGTTGTTAAACACCTATTACTCCCATTGAACTGACATGAGTGCTACCAATGACTTCAGAGAGTTACTGCATCCTATTCCTATGAGTTATACAttggagaaagcagcaggcagccccagAAAACAAGCTTAGTTCACAAGTGAAATTCATCCTCATTTCCCAAAGGCAGTGCTGTTTTTGGAAGCGCAGAAATGTTCATGGGAGATAGACAGCAGTCTGATTCCATGTTTATAGGAACACAATAGCAATTCCAGTGGAATTACCTCTGTAGGTGAGAAAAGTACCATTTACTCTGTCCTTGCTACAATTTTGCTAATAAATCCTACCCACTTGCTGCAAGAAGTACAAAACCTCACCATATTTCTTACTAGAATGTTTAACAAAATCTTACTTCTGTTGCTATAGACTTTTTActaacagaaattaaaaataattttctgtttgcttaagGAAATGGTGACAATCTCTCATCAACCAAAAATAACTCTCATTGAGCGCTAATAAAGCACAGGCAGCAACACTATTCTGgtatttctctgttcttcaaaGGCACTGTCCTGCAATAGGTATTAACCAGATAGTGTTTATGAAAACATTCGTCTACAGTCACATCCTCATAATTACCCTCTCTCCTCTTAAAAGTTGGTATGGAGAGGCAGGGAAGAGCCACACCAGATGAGGCAAAAAGTCTTCCATCGATAGTTGAATTAGGTGGTGTGGAGCTTTCAGCACTCCCAACAGCATCCCTCAGGCTTGAATTCATAAAAGGACCTCTGCATACATCTGGATATCACCTTCCTGACCATGACAGCCGCAGCACCCTAGACATCTGCCCCAGCACAGGTCTCCCACCTCACTGCCCTTCATTTAACAGGTGCACAGTTCACTAGAAGGCAAGAGTCTGGCTGGGTGTAGCTGTGCTCAAATTTGAAGTCACCATATCAGAGTAATAGTGTGCTCTCGGTAAAAGGCAGGTGAGAGCAGCCACACACCACAACCTGAAGACAATAATAAGCATCTATGCTACAGAAACAtactgtgcttaaaaaaaaaccactgtgCAGGTATCTAGAGCAAAATACCAAATAAAGTATCATCTTCATATCGCTTTCAAACCATCTAGTTTATTAAGGATTTGGAACAACCGTTACTTTTCTCTGGAAGACAGTGATCCACACAGGACTGCAGGTCCTTGAAGTTGTTGCCGTTCCCGTAGCAGCCCCCGTAGACGAACTCCTCACACTTCATTGAACTCAAGTTGAAGGCATATCTTCTTATGTGTCCTCGGCAGGGCCCTGTGTCAGCCTCCATCCGGCACAGTTTAGGCACCTCTGCAACAAAAACAGTTCCACAGTCAGTCAAACCACCCCTACATGCCCTCATTCCAACAGCACAGCATTGCATCCTCAGTAAAACCAACCCTTTGTGCCCTTGTCCCCACAGCACAGCGCTGCACACTGAGTGTGGGTGCGCCGGCTGTAGCAAGACCCAGCTTGTCCCAGCACCTGCACTCCACAGAAACGTGGGACAAGCTTTACAGGAGGAATCCGATGCATCAAATAGATGCTTGTTATAATACTAAGATTCTAAGGAAGGTCGTACATCCCGTGCACTCCAATCTGACACAGCTCCCGGCATACAGGCTGGTGCAGCTCCCCAGGCACGCCCCCCACACCCCGGGGGCTCTCGGTGCTCCGGACTCACTCTTGATGGTCCAGCAGCTCTTCTCGCAGTCGTCGTAGCTGAGGAAATTGTTGGCGTTGCCGTGGCAGCCGCCGTAGCTGAACTCCTGGCAGCTCTGCGTGTACCTGTCGTAGTACCAGCGCGGCACCAGGGCGCGGCACGGCCCGTCGTCggggggcagcaggcaggcgCGCTGCTTCTCTGCGGAGACACAAGGCCGGGGCTGAGGGCACCCTcgcggcggcggccccggccccgAGCGCCGCCCGCGCCCCGCTCCTACCTGTGAGGCCGCGCGGCGCCAAGGCGGCACAGgccagcggcagcagcagcgcgGGTAGCGGGAGGCGGCGGCCAGCGGCCATGTCGCGGTGGCGGGCGGGAGGGACGGCTGGCAGCAAGGTCCCGGGAACGGTCAGCGCTGCCCGGCCCGACGGCAGCGCTTTATATGCGCCGACACGGCTTCCCCGGGCCGCCTCCCTCCTTGCGCGTGTGGTGGGAGGGGAAGGGGTGATTCACGGGGCAGCAGGTCGGCGGCGGGGCGCGCGCCTGCGTGAGCCCCGGGgtcggggggggaggggggggggggcttaGCCGGGGCCGCGGGGGGCTTGGCGGGGCTCCACGGCCGTGTTACGGGACGGTGCCAGAACAGAATTTCCCGTTAATGACGGATCCGGGACGCGTACGGCGGAGCCCGAGACGGGCGCGGGGCGGCAGCAGCCGGCGAGGCTCCGCCATACCGCCTTACAGCCGGCCGCCTTCAGCTGCCCCGGCACCAGGGGCACTAGAGAACGAGCCGGCGTCGGGGCCTGGAAGCGCCGAGAGCTGAAGGGATGAAACCTCTGGATGGGTCTCAGGAGGCATCATGGCTTGGTTTATCCTGAAGATAACCCCAGCAGGCATGCAGGCCCCGAGGGAAACTGTGTTCCACGTACCGTGCATGATTGCTGCCTGCTTCTGACAGGATTTTGCTTTCTACAAAGGCAAGAAAGAGGAGCAAATTCAACCCCCCCAAAACCTTTATGatttctcttgtttctcttcAAAAATCTCCCAGTTGCTCAAGAATAAGAAGCTGCTTTagttaaaacacagaaacatacaAAAACACACGCAAAACTACACCAACAACCGAACAGAATCCTGGTTCAATGTGAGGCATCGCCATGGGACACATCTGCTATATTTCAGGATCTTATTACTGTGGCCGTTAATAGCATGCCCTCATTTTTGGGTAAACTTGTGAAACACAGTGATTGTAATAAAGCTTCGGTTCCTctagtaggaaaaaaacaaccaccagattttctatttccaggagaaaaaaaaaaaaaaaaaaaaaggccatcTTTCTCACAGATGATTTTTATACAATCGGACTGATGGCCTTTAGCTTTCATTGGATTTTGTTGGAATTGCACAGGAAGCCATTGAAATGCCACTTCAAACAATAGCAGCAAAATGAGTGCTGTCACACTAATaccattttccatttcctctgtgcatgcacacatacaaaACAAAGTTTGGATTAAACCTGTCTATCCATCAACCCTGCAGCACGGTGTGGCATTtactcagctgctcctctgctgtaACAGCAACAAAGTTCACTTAGATTAGGTGGGTGTTTGTAAAAACATACGAACCTGAGGAGCAACTAACAGCGAGTGGTGAGAGCCTTCATTAGCTACAGTCAGCAGAAGTAGTCATATCTGCAGGTGGCTGCTGCAGGTTTTCCATTGCTGGGCTATGATGCCCTGCTCCCACTGGCAGCCCTCAGCTCTGGCCCCCCTGTGCCCACCATTCTCTATACCCACTCCATGCTTCCAGCAAGGGCTATgctgcccagccagcagctccttggcactgctctgagcagcaggggCATGGGGATGACAGCATAGGTTGTAGGGATTAGGAACTGCACATGGATAGTAGCCAAAGGGATGGAGGGGAAGAGGAGCTGATTTTAGTGAACTGAAATAAATCTGATTAGCAAACCCTGTTTGTTAACACAAACAAACCCTGTTTGTTTTAAACCCTGTGAACACTTATTGGAGCAgtggcagaggaaggaggtgTAAATCGTGGCATCTTGCTGTACTGCTTACATCCGGTGGGTGGGAGAGGGGCAGGTAGTGTCCTTGTGGCTATAGCCAGAgatggaaggaggaagggggaTGACTGCCTACAGGGGCGTTTCAGGTTCTGAAAACCAAATGGGTTCATACACTCCCACTCAAAGGACTGCACATAGGCCTGCAGCTTTTCTTGGTGTGAAGGGCTGCGGCTGTGCTGATCCCATATCTGCTAGCGTCATATGAAAGCAGCTGCCAAGAGCAGAGATGCCAGGGCGCAAACAGGGTGAAGGGACACTTGTTGCAGAGAGTGAGACCTCTGCTCAGGGTCTGGACCTCAGCAGTGTATGTATGCAAGCACACAGGGCTTTCATAAGTCCTTCTTGTGCTTTCTTAACCCACCACTCTGAGTGTACCCcatccccagcacccagcacagctgcaggaccCTAcatgctctgtgcagtgctgtggcatGCAGAGCTATGTGTCCCACTGACAGCCTGACCTGACAGctgttctttctcctctctgcctttCAGTCTGATCTGCCTGTAGTTTTAACACAGAACTTTTGGGGGGAATGAGCCCAAGAGAAACACCTGCTGCGACCAGCTCACCTCTCTCAGCACGCCAGCGGCACACGACCACGCAGCACTGAGGTACACGAGGAGAGGGCTGAGCACTGGGCAGCCCCGAGCCGCCTCTGCCCCACGGGGCGAGGAGGGGAGCAGGTCCCGGCAGCCGTCCGGGTGCGGGGTGCTGAGGCCCCGCAGTGTGAAGGTCCCGAGCGCGGAGCCGGGAGGGCCGTAATCCGATTAGAGGGGATTATCCCGGAGTTTAAAggccgggcggcgcggggcagGGTGCCCGGCGTGGTGGGGAGGAAGCGGTCGCCGCGGAGCAGCCCGGCGGCACCGGGTGAGTGAGGCCgggggcgggccgggggcggccgcCCCGCCGTCCCACCGCCCTACCGGGGGCTCCGGGCCCGACGGCCTCGCTGCCCAGCGGTAACACTTtgtcctctctccctcctcccctccctctctccgCGCTCTGGCAGCGCACACCATGCCGGCGATCAACATTGAGGATCTGAGCGAGAAGGACAAACTGAAAATGGAAGTGGAGCAGCTCCGGAAAGAAGTGAAGCTGGAGAGGCAGCCGGTGAGCGAGGGGCCGCCGGAGGGGCCAGGGGCTGGGGCaggggcggggggcggccgggCAGCCCCGGCGCGGTGCCgtcgggcggcggcggggccgggcgggcagCCCCGTGCGGAGCccggcggggcggagcgggagGGCTCCGTCCCGGAGCAGCGCGGGGGTGCTGGGGGCCCCGCCGCGGGAAGAGGAGCGCTGTGCTCTCCCCGACGGCTCTTGCCCAGATCCCCCTCCGAGCGGCCGTGCCGGGAGAGGCAGAATTCCCCTCCTATGTGAAAGGCACCGGGGCGTGGGGGGGTGCCGTGGCCGGCGGGACACCCCCGGGAGAGGGGTAGAAGCTGAGGGGCCGGTGCCCCAGAGCccagctccatcctgctgcaTTCAGTGGGAGCACTATACTTTCTGTCACACTGGTAATTTCTTTCCACAGGTGAATAGTTTCTGGTggtttttattgctgttgtatTATTGCACGTTTTCTGTAAATGGAAGAACACAATTGATCTTGCTCCATTTATATTTCTATTAATTCTATAtgccagcaggaaaaaaaaatacatctagaTAAACTATTTCAGACTAAAAGTGAGTTTATATTAGGGGATCAGTGGAATTGTTTCTGTGTGTTAGATCTAGGTACATAACCAACAAAATAAGAAAGCCACAGTTATAACAGACTCATTGAATGAATGAGGACTTGGCTTGTAAGGGACCTTGAAGTCCACACAGTTATAACCCCCTGCTGAGGGCTCGTGTCCACCCACCACATCAGACTGCCCAGCGTCCCATCCAGATCGGCCTtgcatgcctccagggatggcgcacccgcagcttctctgagcagcagtgccaatGCCTCATTGCATTTTATGTGTCAGTTAAATGTCAGTGGTTGTAGATGTTATGGTTGTGGATCCAGAAGTATTAAGGACTGCACATCTGAATACTACAGGCACCTGGATCATTCCTCAGAGTATTCCCAAGCTCCTGAAGTACTCTGTAGAATGCATAgattttgattttcttaaaaagagtTTGAAACtctttatgtaaataaatatatatttaaatattctgaataGTCCAAATATTCTAATACTTAGTCAATATATTCTAGTATTCTAATAAACCAAAAGACTGGGGAAATGGGTATTTTGAAACCatctgcagaaaagcacagtCAACATCCTCAATTTCACCTCTGCACTGTACCAAAGCTTCACAGTGAGAATGGAGTCTGTGTTGTAGGTCATAGCTGTACCACAGCTAGAGGTAGTTAGGCCTTATTCTGCACACCCTGTGGTTGAGGATTAACCCTGAGCTACTTCTGATGGCTCAGAGGCTGTGACACAGCGGGTAAATTCACCATCTCACTTGGCATAACTTTACCTATGGAGTAAGATATAATTATGGAGGAAAGCAGTGAGCcttaaattagaaataatggCCCCTGTCggcctggcagcagctggatTCTGTTGCTGACTGCGCTCTTGTGTCTGTGGGTtggcaggcacagagcagggagctgtgcttaGAGGCGTCCCTTATCCAGGCACCTGAGGACAGCGTCTGTTCCACAGGAAGGGAAGTGAGAGGTGTGTGCGgtcagggcacagagcagccccgGTCCTCCTCCAGGGCAGGTTCCTGTGGGGGCCCTCTGTGTGGGGCCGTCATGCAAGGAGGCCTGTGGGTTGTGTTCCCGCTTCATGCGGTGTTTTATTAGCTGTTGTTTGGCATAATGCCACGTGCCAGTTAGTAAATGATTTCCTAGGTGACTGTCATTGAAGACGGGTGGCTTCTGCTATAGAACTTGGGATGGGGATTTGTATCATCACTGAAAAACCATTATGGAGTGTTTTGTTTGGGAAAAAAGTGTGAAGTGATGGATGTGTTGTAGACAGATAGCATGTTGTGGAGCTGAAATGTTGATCCTGAGGGTATTGACTATAAGTCACTTCGGGAAAGATGTGCTTAATACAACAGTGTAGCAGCCAATGGGCTGAGTGCTGGCCTGTGGTACCCAATGGGCGGGCAAACAGGGAAAGGTGCGAGCTCAGCACCTCGCTGCTGAGGAATGTGTGAGCTCTGGCAACACGTGTGTCCTCCCCGCAGGTGTCCAAGTGCTCCGAGGAGATCAAGAACTACATCGAGGAGCGCTCAGGAGAGGACCCGCTGGTGAAGGGCGTCCCAGAGGACAAGAACCCCTTCAAGGAGAAGGGCGGCTGTGTCATCGCCTAAAGAAGACCCCAGCCTGCTGGGCCTGCGCCGGCAGTGCAGGAgcaaattttgtcttttttttttttttttttttttctttttttttttcttaaataaatagatgaatCTGAAAGCAGGGTCTCATCGCTTCGCCGCTCTCCTCACCTGTTCGCCGCTCGCTCCGACCGGTAACCCGAGAGGGCACGGCGGCCCGGGACGGagggcggagcggagcggccgACGGCAGCCATGGCGCTGCGGGGCGGAGGGCGCTGGGCGCTGCGGGCCTCGGCActgcgcggcggcggcgggcggcgggacATAGGGCGCGTAGCCGACGCGCCGCAACACGGCGCATTGCGGGCGGCCCTCAGGAAGGTACCGCGGGGACAGCCCAGCAGCGTGCGCGGCCTGCCCGCTGTGCTGCCCCGGCTGCTGCGTGCGGCGTGTTGGAACTGCGTGGCTCCCCGTTTCGCTTTAAAAGTCGGGTGGTGGGACTGTGGGGATTTCTGCGAGTGGGGCCAAGCTGCCGTGCTGCCTGTGCGTGGAGAGGGAGCACAAGCGGGGTGTTGGTGGAACTTGGGCTGCCCGAGTGCGACGTGAAGGACCGGGGCACAGAGCGGGGGAGCGCTcagttccctcccagctcctgcagagcgCAGGGTAAGGGTTGGTTTACACCGAGTGTAAGGCAGGCGGAACAGAGTCCATCTGTTACGGTGGTGTTTCTAGAAGGGCCGTAACAGGAGGTTCCTTTAAAACAGAATGATAAACCGAGAGAAAGATACACTTTGGGTAAGGTCAAATGGAAGTTGAATGCCATTCTGTGAATAATGATGGCAGTGGGGAATTATCTGTGTTCCCAGCAGTGAGATCAGTGTCACCTGCAAAAAACTGTGGTATAATTAAGCAACACCTGTCAAAGTTGGataattagttttttttaagTTAGAAAACTCTGGTGTGGAACCCACTGGCAGGGATGGTCTGGGGCCAGTGGGTGGAACAGGATGGAGTGGAGTTAATGGGGTGGGATGAGAGGAGAAGGGATGGGATGAAATGATACAGAACAGAACCAGGCGAGCTGGGATAGGATAAGGCAAGGTGAGACAAGCTGCATGTGTGAGAAATCTGTCTCTAAATTGTGATGTGCTCAAGTTCATCTGCGTGCAGGGTGTGCATTCTGAGATGGGCATGATGGAGTGTGAGGTACTGCCCCTGATTTGCCTATAAGTGAATGCTCAGCTCCTGGCTGGTGCTGCACTgtagttttttttaaaagcagtgcaCTCTGGGTGTCCTAGTGTTAGATCATTTATATGACCTTGGAGCTATAATGTCCAGAATTTGatagaagcttttaaaaatgacttgAAGAATCTTACACTTTTATGGATAATTACCCTTTTTccaaatttcttctctttccacaCTTAATGTGGAAAGAGGATATTGGGGCTACTTCTGATTTAGACAGTTCTTcaggtttttgggtttttttgtttgtttgtttgttttggaattAGCTTTCATACTTCCAGGGTTAAAGCAGGATATTGCAAAGGCCATTTAATTCATCAAGTTCTCTATGGCGAAAGTTAGGCCTCTTATCCTTTAACATTTGCAGTAgtgtattcattttctttgttatacAAAGAAACCTGTGCTTGACCAACTTCCTTATAAGTTagtttcattcatttaaattcCTGGACATTCTTCAAAGCAGGAATGAGCTGGCAGGGAAAGGATCAGTAAAAGAGTTGAAGATGATTCCTCTTCTGTCACTCAGGTGAATAATACAGGATTGTTTTGCTTGTATTGCAGTAACAGGCCTGCATGTCTGCAGAATCACCTGCCTTGCTCTGTCCTCTAGACTGTCCTGGGCTGTCCGTTACTcctagaatttaaaaaatacttatgtaactattatttcagtttctgatcatacagaaaaaataatcttcacCAGTTTACATCAGATCCAGTCTAGTGTTGTTTACTCCAAATCTTCCATCAGTCAGTATTTATTTTGGCCTAAGTTAAACTGACCCCAGTGAATTCAAGACAAACTGAAAAGTAAACACTATGGCAGAGAATGACCACTGAGTATCtggaatgcattttaaatgtaatgatTATTTAATTTGGGGCACTTTTTCACTAGGCTAATCCAGGTGCAGTTGCCAGtgaaatcagagaagaaaatggtgtAATTCCATTAGTGAGAACTGTTATATTTTTGTCtgcattccttttatttttaatctgttaaattaatatattttaaatgatctGTACTTCTCCAATTGTTCTGAGCAGGATGAGGAAGAGACTCCTGTAATTCCAGGAGCTGTTTTTAGCAAGGCATTGAAATAACCTTATGAGTGGTTTCCTTTACTACTTCATAGGTCACCACCCTTCCTCTTGGAAATCGAAAAACATAACTTTTCTTTACCTTGTTAACAATACTTACAGTGCACTGGTATCCTGCAGTTTGATGCAGTAATTATATTATAGTATAGGCTTGAAGGGAAAGAGGGTTTAAGCTACTTTATGTGCATGTGTAActatgcatatacatatatgataTGTACTTTAGCATGTCCCTATTTGTATACGTCAGGCAGTAGTAGTAAGAAGCTTTGGGAAATACATTTGAGAAGGATTGGCATATATTTTGATGGAGTTGCATCTAATATAAAAAAGTTTCGTTTTACGCATGGTGATGGCTTGGACTGATTACACAGTGTTACATCTCTGTAGAATAAGGGGGATTCCTGTAAGAATGGACTGTACAAAAGAACACCACTGTTTATTGCCACTCCTGGCTTGTATGTCTGGCTTCAATTATTAACAGTGTCACAAATTTCTGTtcattaatatatatgtattcatgGAGGAATTAGAGCCTCTTTGTATTAGAGCATAAAAGAGCTGGATTAAATACTAATTTTCACTATAAATATCCATTAAAATTGTTGTAATCTGTCAAAATAATACAGCTATTTTGGATAGTCTGCTGATTATTACTGAACTATAACTACTGTTACTGCTGGCGCACTGTAGTTGGAGTTGTTTTGTCAATCTTTTATAGCAAATCTCAAAAAAACAGTATTGAAACAGCAAAGTCATTGGCTGTTGGtgctacaaataaataaaatactttcttactaaattgaaagagaaaatgggaaaggaaagacaACAGAAGTTGCAAAAGATGTGACTTGGATCTCTGAAACAGTATTTGTCATGCATTTGAGGTAGAAGTTTGAGAAGGGAGACAGTTAAAAAATATGACGTTAGTAAACCTCACAGCTTTTGTACAGACAAGTAAGGCAAACAAAATTCCTAGATTCTGGGATATTTGCAGTAGCTTTGTCATCTTGTGTCTAACAGAAACACTGTATAACATTTTGAGGCCAGATCCCTTTCTGGTGTAGACGAATACAGAAATATCCTTTCCTACTGCATAGAATTTTGGGCAGTAATTTAACAGAGGGAAAGTGTTCACagttgatttttgttgttatcaGGGCAGCTGGGATATAGTACTGTAATAAGAAATACCACTTAAGACATTCAGTAGTACTTTATCATTGTCACACCTGATTGGAGTAGGCAGTGCAGCTATGAACTAGATACAATTTAAATTGTATCTACATAAGCGGCTTGTGACAGAGAGAATGCCTGTGATATACACAGGTTGTGCCATGGCCGTTCAGGAAATGTAGCTTTCTCCAAATCGTTTTAGGTCCTAGTAGTGTGAAAATGTGTGAGTAATCTTTACTTCTGCTCCACGGGCACACTGATGAAcatggcagctcccagctgggtGTCGTTGTGCTCTGAAAGCTGTTCTTTCAACTTGTTCTGaatggtttttttcttttttcttttttttttctttagcctCAAAGGTAACAAGAAAGCCTAGGTCAGGTTTGACAGATGAGCGCTGGTGGGTTGCTGCAAGGAGACTTCTGAGATTCTTGGTGTActacttaaaattattttctgtcctACAGCCAGACTTGTGTGCCTAGTCAACAACTGTTGTATTATCAACATTGTTTAGGAGCAGAAGGTCCCAGGTCTCTTGCCCTTATAGCACCACCAGAGGTGTGTCCTTCCTCAGGTGGTTCAGTGGTTAGTTTATAGCTTGTCATAAAAAATTAGAGCCTTGGTTTGTCTGTAGCAGTAAGGCAGGCCAAGCTTATCTGCAATCTGCCATTTTATGGGCTTTA belongs to Lagopus muta isolate bLagMut1 chromosome 7, bLagMut1 primary, whole genome shotgun sequence and includes:
- the LOC125695895 gene encoding guanine nucleotide-binding protein G(I)/G(S)/G(O) subunit gamma-11 — its product is MPAINIEDLSEKDKLKMEVEQLRKEVKLERQPVSKCSEEIKNYIEERSGEDPLVKGVPEDKNPFKEKGGCVIA
- the TFPI2 gene encoding tissue factor pathway inhibitor 2 isoform X1 — encoded protein: MAAGRRLPLPALLLPLACAALAPRGLTEKQRACLLPPDDGPCRALVPRWYYDRYTQSCQEFSYGGCHGNANNFLSYDDCEKSCWTIKKVPKLCRMEADTGPCRGHIRRYAFNLSSMKCEEFVYGGCYGNGNNFKDLQSCVDHCLPEKTGPLLCYSPKDEGLCSSSVPRYYYDTTSKSCKEFKYTGCGGNANNFVTEVDCYNVCRKAGSQKPTINKPRNLLRRKMMRKLIKKPQTHNLKS
- the TFPI2 gene encoding tissue factor pathway inhibitor 2 isoform X2, whose translation is MAAGRRLPLPALLLPLACAALAPRGLTEKQRACLLPPDDGPCRALVPRWYYDRYTQSCQEFSYGGCHGNANNFLSYDDCEKSCWTIKKVPKLCRMEADTGPCRGHIRRYAFNLSSMKCEEFVYGGCYGNGNNFKDLQSCVDHCLPEKTGPLLCYSPKDEGLCSSSVPRYYYDTTSKSCKEFKYTGCGGNANNFVTEVDCYNVCRKGSQKPTINKPRNLLRRKMMRKLIKKPQTHNLKS